The Juglans microcarpa x Juglans regia isolate MS1-56 chromosome 2D, Jm3101_v1.0, whole genome shotgun sequence DNA window TAACAACAAGAGATCcaaaactcttattcattctGATGCCAGCCAAATCATTTGTATCTAAGATCCTTTTTACGGCATCACTCACTTTTCTATTACATCGAAAGAACCGAGATTTCTTTGGACTGAGGCCGTAGTTATGGATGTTATTAACTGTAGTCAATCGAAATTTTCCCTCAGTTTTTAACACATTGATATTTACCTTACATTCCGTCTTTCCTATTGGATGTGGATTGGCAACATTCAAAGTTTTATTCCGAGCCTTCCCACCTCGGGCACAAGCAAGGATGACATATCTAACAGTTTCATCATCTCCCTTCTCAGTCCTTTTTGTCATCACCCTAAACCcgtattttttacaatattcctTATAAAAACTGATTAAATCTTCCAAGGAATTAAACTCCATCCCCGACTTTAGCTCCTCAATCATGTCATCACAATCCATCTGCATATTCTGATATGACCTAGCATTGCCATCCTCGGTTTCCAGTGGATTTGGTCTATCTTCATTACTTTCTTCAGCTCTAGATGTACATGGCTCATCAGTTTGACCACCATCAGGTCTATTATCATCTAAACTAACTAGTTTGCTTGTAGCGAAACTTGTATTGATGGGAGGGCTCAAAGGTTTCATGTCATGCTGAAGTGGATAACCAACATTCTATAAAAAGCACACAAAAAATTGCAATTAAACTCCTAAAAAGAAGCCaacttattaaaaattatacatgatAAATATTACCACCTGTCTTAGCattggatattggttgccaACTGGATAACGCAAAAAAGTCCATGTAGGCACTAGTCCATAGTAACCAGGTATGTAACTTGGGATGTTTGGACAAGTTGATAGTATGTCCTAACATGTCATTACATAAAgttattgatgtattttgaaatttcaatatcAACTCAACAAATTTCaatgttattgatatattaaatgatataacaTACCGCGGATGGGATATTTGAGCTAGATGGTGTTAGCATAGATGGTTGTTCTTCCACGTTTCCCATGCTAAGAGAGACAAATGCACCCTTGTAAAAGAACAAACAATATAtaagaatttagtatttttagatcaatatataagaatttagtatttttagatcATGTGTAACCAGCAAGTATTTTTAGAGCAATATATAAGTGCAAACTtgtaaaagaagaaacaaagttAAACTACAACAGCAAATTAAGAAATCTAACCCGTACAGTTCAACTAATGACATTTGTTTTCTTCCTATATATCACAAATACAATTATGTTCACCACAACACTAATTAATGAACATAAGTTTGAAGCTtataaagaacataaaaacaacTTGCAGGTTCCATGTCATGTTTCAAAGAACCTTAAGCTTTAGTTGTcaagaagtttatttttttgtaagtatcaATGCAAAAGGAAAAACCATTAATTCATGATGTTTTGCAAACTTTATGAGTTTGGCTTGCATCTggggaaaaaaattacaagatgaatgcattctaaattttttaaaaccactacagaattttttattagcaaatgatttcaaattttttcagcttcttttaATGGTGTGTTCTGGGTCCCTTTTAATgcattctaaatttttcaaaaccactACAGAAATCTGCTATCTCCATTAATGTTATAAAAGTAACAATATGATAGCTTGTTAATACCCAGTGCTCCAAATGATTTTTATTGAGATGATGGCCTGAACCAAATCCGCCCACGAACTCTGCAGTGGTTGTGTCAAAGTACCCAACAACCTGTTCAATACAAAAGCCACTCATTgacaaaagttttaaaatgaaaaatatcaatGTCTAGGAAGTTTTTGTTGATGAAATTCACCAAGAATGTTCGAAGGAGGAGGACTGGGTCTCAATTGAATCACTGTGGTTTCACTCTCTGCTTTCGTTATACAGCAGGGTgcgaaatctcaaaaataaatctcaaccGAATGAAGTAGCTCCTTTTTGTAGGATGTGATGCTAGATGAACGACGGCGACCAAAGACGCAGGACGGCGAAGACAGATCCAACGCACAAAGACCCAACACACTAGTTTAGCACGAAGATAGGTTCTTAGTGGTCTCGCATGAAGACAGGTTCCCACTCTGGTTTTGCACGAAGACAGGTTTCCCTCTTTGGTTTCGCAAGACCTCTCTGGTTTCGATCTACAAAATCCAACCCAACGAAGCTTTTTGGATTCGATTTCACTCCAACGGCACTGCAAGATGCATCCACACGCACGACGGCCTAACGCACAACGAGAAGCCTTTcagtttctccctctctctagtTTCTCACTATCAGCAAGCTTTCATTTTTCgttcctctccctccctctctgctttttgtttttggttttcccTCCTTTCTTccgcattttttttaatatattacacGCTGATATGGCAGACTACCACGTCAACCGATTCTGCGGCAGGTGCTCAACCCGGTTGTATCTAGAACTATTGTTTCTATAAATGGTTCTACTATATTACTAAGTGATGTGTTGTATGAACTTAGTATTCGAAGAACTTTGATATTCATGCCTATACTAGATCAAAAGGGCGACACAATGGAGTTTAAGTGGAACCATTATTATTAGAGCATCAGTTAAAGGTGCGGAAAGTCTCAATATGTACTcattgaatattgatattaattataatgtatctttttttattatttgaatgtCTACTAATTGTACATATTTATGTCGTTTAAGATTGGatcatgtaaataaaaataaaatgatcaaaatgtgcaaaatgaattaatatcaTATGTGAACTTAAATGATTTTGATATGTGTGAACCATATATTAAATGTAAGCTAAGAGtagtaaatcattttctaaatgaTGGAAGTCAACAAATTTACTTGAAGCAATACATTCTGATGTTTGTGTGACTTTTAAAATGGACACATAAAGGAATGGAGTACTTCATTACTTTCACAGATGATTATTCAAGATATGTATATGTCTATTTACTCATACATAAATATGAGGCAATAGAAAAACTCAAAGAATACAAAGTAGACATATAAATCAAATTGGATAAACCcattaaaaatttgaacaatGATAGGAAAGGTGAATATGAAGCtgatttttacaaatcaaatgttataaaacATATTCATTCATGCTATACaaaccttaaaaaaatgatattgcaGAAAGATGAAATAGAACTATATTAGATATGAAAAGATCTATGATGGCATATACTGATCTATCAATACATTTTTTTGGTGAAACATTGTCAACTGCAACATACATattaaatagaattaaaatcaaagcaaaccCCTTATGAGATATGAACAAGCCATAAGCCAAACTTAAACAAACTCAAAGTATAGGTTGCAAAGCACAAGTACTTATCCCAATGCCACTAAGGGATGGGCTAAAAAGTAAAGTATGAGAATGCAAGTTTATAGGATATGTAAACAATGGGAGTCGTTATCGATTTTATCACTTTAGAAAAGGACTTATAAAAAGCAGGGATGTTGTCTTTcttgaaaatacatacataattactTCAATTGATCAGATAGATTCTTTGAATGGTTTAGAGAATCAACAAATCTCTATAGCTTTTACTGATTCAAATACTGAAACTACTCAAGTATATAGTAATGGAAATAAACGGAAATCTTATTAAAATCAATACTCAAGAGTTATATCAAAGATAGTGGGAGTAAACTAGTTACGTTCCTTGATGGAACGAAACAACACTTAGAAAGTTGTGAATAAAGGTCTTGGcctctctatatataaaaacatgAGATTCCATTAGCCACAACATTAGtgtaaataaaaagatagaCTGAAAAGCACTATCCAAAACCCTTCATATAAAAATCTGTGAGGGTTTACAATACATAAATAATCAATTCTTATGAATACTTGATCAACAATGTCCAAAGATAAGTGTTCTAacgattattttattattatgttttcttcCAAATCTTACACTAGTGCTATCAAACTAGACGACCATCAACATTATTTCAAGATTGCCATGCTTTTGAAACTAGTATTGAAAGTTTATAAATgatcttgaatttttttaggcAATCAATAATATTGATTCAAGTAAATGGCTTCAAGCCATGAAAAGATACATTagaatcaattaataaaaatgatgctTGGGAGTAAATAGAACTTCTAAATGATGGAAAAGCTATTGGTTGCAAGTGAGTTCTTAGAAAGAAGTTTAATGCCGATGAAACTTCAGAAAGATATGAAGCAAGCTTAGTCGTCAAAGGATTCACTGAACAAATGGTGTAGATTTTGTAGACACATATTCGCCTGTAATGAAATTCACATTCGTAAGGATAATTATGTCtataattgtaaaaatgaatttgaaattacaTCAATCAGACgttaaaataacttttcttAATGGTGAAAAGAAATCTTTACAGTTCAACCTAAAGGATTCCAAATTGAAGGACATTAGGACAAAGTCTACAAATTGAAGAGATCATTGTATGGACTTAACCAGTTTTAAGGCAATGGTACTTGAAATTTCCCCTATCAATATTTAAAATGGATATGAAATGAGTCCATGAGATCATTATGTGTATATGTGTACACACgaaaatatgataataaaataacaatattctCATTGTATATTGATGATATACAGTTACCAAACAATTGTCTGCAATGAAAAACGTGAATGAAGCCACCTATGTTCTTGGCATACGAATTTTTAGGGATAggaattcaaaaattttacatttagaTTCAAAAAATATCTAGACAAAGTACTTAAAAGATTTAggataaaaaattgtaaatcctTAAGTACAATTATTTGTAAAGGAAATACTTTGAGTAACAGTATGTGTACAAAAGATGAGGAAGAAACAAGTGCAATGCTTGAAGTTCTCTATGCTTAAGCTGTATGAAGGCTCATGTATACAATAACAAGTACAAGACTTGATATTTGTCATGTAGTAGGATTTGTAAGTAAATATTAATCTGATCTGGGTAAGGAACATTGGcaagtagtaaaaaaaaatatttaaggcaTTTACAAGGtgcaaaaaatatgaaattatgctTTGGAATCAGTGATATAGAATAATTAATTGGTTATAGTGGTGCTAATTTTAGAAatgatatagatgatagaaaatctacGATGGCTAGACTGAACTACCATTTTACCTTCTTTGTTGACAAAATTAGTTTTAACAACATATTTGGTGCATGGTATAGCAATTTCTTGGTTAAGTAAGAAACGTGATTGTTACAAAGTCTATAATGGAAGCTAAGTATGTTGCATGTAGCACTACAGCTAGTAACAAGGTATGGATGAAACACTTTATTGAAATTAAGTTTGGATATACCTACTAGATCAGccaatatatttaattagtaaTAATAAGTCTTTTATCCCATTAATAAAAAGTGGAGCACATGGTTCCATAGGGAAATTAAGTTTGGATACACCTACCAGATCAGTCAATGTGTCTAATTAGTAATAATAAGTCTTTTATCCCATTAATAAAAAGTGAAGCACATGGTTCCATAGGGAAATACATTAATAtgcattatcactatattttaaatatagtaGAAAGATGTGAGGTTAAGGTCAACTAAAATGGTAGCTGATCCCACCAGCTAGGGATtgtctttgaaaaaaatttgagagcATGTGGCTAGTATAGGGTTGAAATATATACCCAGATAGAGTAACCACATGATTAATAGACACAACCCAAAAGTCTTGGGACGCCTAGATAAATGGGGTTATGTGAGATTATCCAAGAAAAGAGTTGATCAATTCCAAAGTCATTGTTTTATTCGGTTtgagtattgtttttttttttttttttttggttttgctgTTATGTCATAGGCATGTTTAGATGGGGTTTGGGAATTGGATTGATTGGTTTTAATAAGTTGGTTCGCATTGTAGTCAAGGTTTTCCTCTGCCAAAAATGAGGTTTATTTAATAAAGTGCCGGAGGTGCCGTCCtcctttggaaaaaaaataaaaataaaaataaaaataaaaaatccaaagttATTGATAAggtaattaaggaaaatatcGAGAAATGGCCTTAGATGAAGTACTTAGTAAAAGTTTAGTGCAGGTCAGTACATATTTCATGTATTTGAGTAAAGTTATCAATTGTGGCAGAAACATTTACTCAATTACGTAATATTGATGCCATtcactaaaagaaaataaaatgaagtcaCGTCTAATATGTAACGAGTGGGAGAGCATATGGTAAAGGGAATGATTAGATAAGgtaattaattacaaaagtgTGCGCATGTAAGGCCTAGTCGTGATCTGAAGTCAATTTTCAGATGTTGTATATGAGAGTTGAATTGTGGCAAATTCAATATTGGTACCGAGGTAAACACCGCAACTATATTCGTCATTCTTATGTGTTCAAGTGAGAGATGTAGATACATGAAGTGACCACACAACAATAGTGTGCACCCTGctgcacatatatatacacgttcTCTCTATGTTATTAATTGTTAGCCATTGGGAGGTGATGTTTAGAGGTATGTCAAGAGACAACTGCTCGTTTATATCCAAACAGCTGTGCCTCTTGCTAACCATCACCAATGAATCTATAAACAGAGGTCCTTTTTGTGGCTGTTGGAATATTTTTGCACCCTCTATCCATCAACAACCCGTGAAACCAATATCCCAATGAGAATTCTCACTATAGTTTCATCCTCAGTTCCCATCAAAAGTGCCCAAGATTAGAGCTAATCACTCCGAACAGACGAGTGAACTACTGTATTTTTGGAGGCGTCTAGCTAGCTAATCATTTTCACAAACGTGCAAGTTCTAATAGGCGCCCACAAATTTTATAATGAACATTCATGAATATAACTCATATTTTCTTCAATCAATAGTACTTCACCATGTCGGGGAGCCCGACATGATTTacgttttataattttataggaTCCTCGTAATTCTAAATTCCAGAAAATGTCCCCTTCATGTCTACCCCTTTCgttgtcaataaaaaaaaccgAATTATGTATGTACGTGTTACACGTATCTTATAGCTAGACATCATATTGATTAATAGAATATTAGTGAATAAGTTAATTAAGTACGACATGAGATTATAGAGGCTAGGAATGCTTTCACAAGaaaatgtaactttttttttttaattcttttttaatttccaagTTCCGATTCCCCTCTTAGCTAGGCCGATCCAAGCAGCTTTGCTCCGGGATTATCCTCTCTAATCCAAGTTTTGAATCCAAAAAGAAGCTGCTAGCTTTAACTTGACGCGTCGAATGAATAGCAAAGATCGAATACGAGGTCAATTAAAGTCCTTGATCGAAACACCGGCCGTTTGATTAAGTCCtcgaaattaaaattgaaagttgacCCCAGTCACACGTGATTCTATTCTTCGTGGCCGTGTGAATTcaggttttgttttttctttcttccacgTGTTTTTTTTCAGACACAGCTGACGTATTCGACTAGTTTATTAATCCAAAGCACCTTTGGATGTCTTGGTCTAAATTGGGCGGGGATGACATCACTCATCAGCTCGTCATCTAAAGCCGTCATTGCCTCTCCTCGTAGCATCATCCTAGATAACGTCAGCTTCGCCAACCTAactaaatcaataatatataatatgcgtAGGAGACACGTCGGAAACTTCCCCGTCCCATTGATTAGCTAGCTTTcccaattttcaaattaaaaatactagCAAGATTCCATAATTTCATATGTAGATATAGAATAGGATCGATCACATGGGATTAATATGTATACACATTTAAGTAATTAATAACCTATATATATCAAGTAGTTGCAGTAGTTCGGTTGTATAATTatgcaattaattaatgattcATGCATGGATGGTTCAGATGATCACCAGCTCATGTACTGATCATCCGTCGTAATAAGAATTCCTTCTTTCACACGGTCGGCGGCCAGCTTTCAGATCAACGCGGAATAGTTGACATGGTCGACAGTAGTatgtaatataaaatttagCTAGGGATCGAGAgtctttcttttcattcatgaagtctttcttttttctttttctttttttcttctttttttgaactAGTCTTGATCCATCAAGTCTTGACTATAAAGCGTCAGCAAATTTATAATAAACGaatattataagtatattaattagtttttcttgcttgcatataattaatgattaatttgaactgatctttttctttttctttttcttttttttcaaaaagagcgGTAATCACCTGTTCAAAAATGAATCCCttctacttttattaataactCTCACTTATGCAAGATCAAGGAATATCATGGTAACAACTTGACCCCTGGaatgaaaaagtaaataaaaagcaCCTACCGAGGACTCAAACCTAGTATGAAACTATACAAAATAACCAAATCAATGAAAACAATATTAACGAGCAAATATAATATAAGGAGAACCCCTTTTTCCAATCTAATAATACCTTTAAGTACCAAAGGGAGGTCCGAAAAGAAAACCAGAAACCATTGCAACCATTGGCTCCACTACGAGCCAAACCATCCGCCACTGCATTTGTCACTCTATAAGAATTTGTAATTGTATATCCCAAACCATCCAATATTTTCAAGATCTTAtcctataattaattataaccacaaaatcaaataatttcatcatGACTTGTGATATTTTCTGAGATCCAGAGGCTAGGGAACTACGTACGTATACATTAATTTCACATGTTGGGCCGAAATACATGATGACAATATAGACCACGAAGCAAGCAAACTCTCAACTAATTGAAATTATGACGACGTATTTATTATTGATGTGGCGACACTCTACCTAGTATAGTAATCCTGGATATGTATATATGATACCATTGGCCATTTTATGTGTGGTTAAGGGATCAATTAGTCGCATGCATGTCACGTTAATTTCTTGCAAAAGTGGTCCAGTTCTTTCACATTTTGATCGACCCCACTATATTAATGATGTATTGCTTATTCACAAGCTAGATCATCAAGCCACGGACagatttcaaaattaattaatttaattttgtttagtGGGCATTAAtttacatgcatgtatatatagaaggggatgatgatcatgatcatgtacaAGATGATTCCTGTGCATCTGGAAGGATTCTAAAGTTATAAGCTCCTTCCTGCATTCTTTTTCTATCATCCACCTAGCTTCCGGGGATATTAATTGCTTTGATCATCTgcttatgatatattatatattggagAATCTTATCCATTTGCATTGAGGAGGAGGTGCCAACGTAAGGGAAAATTAGATGGCAAGTGTGATTTCATGTGTAGTGGAGATCAAATCATGCGGCCCATTAGATAGTGATGCGCTTTAACCTAGCAATTGACCTCTTTTGTCAGTTTCACGTGTTACTTTACGAGTCTCCTTGTTCATGACtttcctatttattattttaagataaaataaaaaggacattTCATTGCGTCTTCTGTCGGGCCCTCTtcgtttataatattattatctaaACAGAACCCTCGTTGCACTCGTTTTATGGAGGAATATTTTGAGCCATTTATGCTCATCATGTGCAACCATTTCATTGAGCTGGAAGAAAACTTCATCATCTGATCAAGATATCAGAGGGATCAATCAACCTTAATAGGAATTATGGTGAAATCCCCCTATTATGACGAATTAAGTGGACTGAAGAAAGGTGCGTGGAGTCCTGAAGAAGATGACAAGTTAAGGGTTTATGTTCAGAGATATGGCCATTGGAACTGGCGTGAGCTTCCCAAGTTTGCTGGTACggatttgaatttcttttgttttttgtgttgtttttttttttcctttccatctcTGTGGCACTATCTTTATTTCAAAACTTAAcgattcatatataaaatttagttaatCAAGGCATGTCAATTCTACATGTCTTCTAAAGTCGATTTATATTACTGGGAAAGTgataagagaaaggaaaaagtttttatgctaattaaggttttttttttttctttaatgaaatGGGTTTTCTTTAATACACAGGTCTATCAAGGTGCGGGAAGAGTTGCCGACTACGTTGGATGAACTACCTCCAGCCAGATGTAAAACGGGGAAACTACACCAAAGAGGAAGACGAAGTCATCCTCAAATTACATGAAGAACTTGGGAATAAGTACGATTTTTTCACATGTTGAATGAATTGCGAAATTACTTACCAAACAAGAAGATGAATTGCGAAATTACTTACCAAACAAGAAGATGAATTTCAATCAAATCACTATGCAAGACACGTTTCAAGCATCGACTACGCGGCAACACTATTCATGAAATGTTGTacggaaaatgataaaataatgattgCAATATTGCATTTTTTGGTGGAGCTATGTCAGTTTAACCttttcgctttttttttttttttttttttcttttttcagatgGTCTATTATCGCCTCTAAGTTACCAGGAAGAACAGACAATGAAATAAAGAACCATTGGCACACCCACCTAAAGAAGCGTGCAAAGCAAAACCTGAGGAAGTTCGAGGTGAAAGATCACCTTCTGCTCAGTGAGGCTTCCCACTGCGAAAAAAGCCAAACCAATAAAGATCACTCAGAATCTGAAAGTGTTCCTGCTGATTATGCTCCGTCTCACCATATTTTAGAGAGCTCTGTATTGTCCCAGGAAACAGCATGTTCAAGTGATTTCACCTCCTCCACCAGCTCTCCTCACGATCAACTTTCGTCTGGCGTAAATTGGGCTGTAGATCAAGACAGCCAGCTCGGGTTGTCAGAAACATTTGATCAATTTAGTGGAGATTTCTGGACTGAACCATTTGTAGCAGACAACACATTCGTATCAAATTACCGTCCATCACCCAGCTTATTTGATGGGGAATTCACATCACCATATGCTTCGTATCATAATAATGGCTCGgatttgtgttgggatttgggTTTTTAGAAAGTTTTGTGTCCATTTCTGTTTTGCATATTAATTAGTACGCTTCACTTAGGCGGTGCCGTTTGCAGAGGATAGTGTTTATGGGACATGATTTGGACAATTaggatatataatttttttttagaatcttaaaaattagtttgcttgtatttcttttaaaatgaaagGATTAGAATTGATCTTAGCTCGATCGCTTTCAATGTAAATGTGGATTCCTtgatatatagatagatagtcCGGAATGCGCGTTCTGTTACctaggatttattttattttattttaaagagaaaatatgtagggctgagcaaaaatccgacaatccgactccgctttggctccgctccgac harbors:
- the LOC121251203 gene encoding transcription factor MYB8-like; the encoded protein is MVKSPYYDELSGLKKGAWSPEEDDKLRVYVQRYGHWNWRELPKFAGLSRCGKSCRLRWMNYLQPDVKRGNYTKEEDEVILKLHEELGNKWSIIASKLPGRTDNEIKNHWHTHLKKRAKQNLRKFEVKDHLLLSEASHCEKSQTNKDHSESESVPADYAPSHHILESSVLSQETACSSDFTSSTSSPHDQLSSGVNWAVDQDSQLGLSETFDQFSGDFWTEPFVADNTFVSNYRPSPSLFDGEFTSPYASYHNNGSDLCWDLGF